GTGCCGTTTTATGATGAAGGGGTGCAGAAGTCCGATGATAGATATCAAAATCAATACTTAAATCTTCAAAATTTTGTTTAATAATTGGATGATATTTATCGATAATAGCCTGTGCGGTCGTTCCCTCCTTTTTTGCCTGAATTGGAATGGCAGTGCCATGCTCATCACTACCACAAACAAAAACAACTTCTCGTTTTTGTGCTTTTAAATAACGAACATAAATATCAGCAGGTAAATAAGCTCCTGCTAAATGACCAATATGTTTAAGTCCATTTGCGTATGGCAATGCGGCGGTAATTAAATATCTTTTCGATGAATTCATTTTCTATTTTCGTTGAGCTACAAAAGTATTGCAAACTAATGCAATACCAAAATGTGTTATTTATACAAGTGAAGAAGACGGATATATTGAAATATAGTGAACTACCCATTCACGCAAAGCGATGAGTGGGCTTCTCAACCCATACGCACAGCCTAATGGCTCACGTTAACGGTTGAAGGCTTTATCCGAAGCCCGAATGTTTTAATATTCAAAGCGGCATTTTCATCTCTTTCGTGATGAGTGCCGCATGATTGACAAGTCCAAGACCTGTCCTTCAAACTTAGTTCTTTGAAAATATGTCCGCAATGTGAACACAATTTGGACGATGGTTGAAACCTGCCGATGTACAGGATATTCTTTCCGTACCATTCGGCTTTGTATTCCAGCATCGTTTTGAATTTGTGCCATCCTACTTCACCAATAGCAAGGGCAAGTTTTTCGTTTTGCATCATGCCTTTGATGTTTAAATCTTCAAGGCAAATGCTGTTGTAAGAACGAATGATGTGCGTACTTGCTTTGTGTAAGTAGTCCTCACGTTGGTTTTTGATGTGCTCGTGAAGTTTAGCAACTACCAGTTTTTGTTTCAGGAAGTTTTTGCTTTGCTCCTTCGCACCCCTTTTAAATCTACGGCTCAACTTTCTTTGTTCTACCCGAAGCCTTCTAAGATTATTTCTTAGATGCTTTGGATTGTCAAAGGTTGTTCCGTCTGAAAGGGTAGCAAAAGTTTTCACGCCCATATCTATTCCAACGGTTGTTTTCTGCATTACAGGTTTTTTCTTCGGCAACTGCTTTTGGTTCTCAACCAGTATGCTTACGAAGTATTTGCCTGTTGAAGTCCTGGAAACGGTTACTGTTTTAATCTCGCCTTTAAATTGGCGATGAAAAATACAGGTTACATTTTTCAGCTTCGGGAGGAAGATGATACTGTTCTCAAAGTCTGTTTTCGCACCTTGCGGAAACTGTATGGATTGTTTGCGATGCTTTGATTTAAACTTAGGGAAGCCGCCACCTTTAAAGAATTGGGTGTAGGCATTGTCTAAGTTTCTCAAACTCATTTGAAGCGTTTGTGAAGGGCACTCCTGCAACCATGTTGCTTCGGTGTCTTTCAGTTCCTTCATCTGGTTCGCAAGGTCTATACAGGTTAAATGCTTACGTGCGGTAGTCCATGCTTGCATTTTTGTTTCCAGTCCAAGATTGAAAACAAAACGACAGCTACCAAAGAACTTAGCCAGTTGTTGCTTTTGTTCTTCGGTAGGCAGGAGGCAATATTTGTAGGCTTTGAGCATTGATGTAAAGATAGAAATTTTCTTACAAACCCACTACGCTATCATGTCTCAAAAAACTAA
The Arachidicoccus soli DNA segment above includes these coding regions:
- a CDS encoding RNA-guided endonuclease TnpB family protein, with translation MLKAYKYCLLPTEEQKQQLAKFFGSCRFVFNLGLETKMQAWTTARKHLTCIDLANQMKELKDTEATWLQECPSQTLQMSLRNLDNAYTQFFKGGGFPKFKSKHRKQSIQFPQGAKTDFENSIIFLPKLKNVTCIFHRQFKGEIKTVTVSRTSTGKYFVSILVENQKQLPKKKPVMQKTTVGIDMGVKTFATLSDGTTFDNPKHLRNNLRRLRVEQRKLSRRFKRGAKEQSKNFLKQKLVVAKLHEHIKNQREDYLHKASTHIIRSYNSICLEDLNIKGMMQNEKLALAIGEVGWHKFKTMLEYKAEWYGKNILYIGRFQPSSKLCSHCGHIFKELSLKDRSWTCQSCGTHHERDENAALNIKTFGLRIKPSTVNVSH